Proteins from a genomic interval of Pseudophryne corroboree isolate aPseCor3 chromosome 4, aPseCor3.hap2, whole genome shotgun sequence:
- the GPR87 gene encoding G-protein coupled receptor 87 — protein sequence MDVDLHGNSPEYRKDELNINVTNHGGNSTALTELLRIIFPVLYLVIFLGSVMLNGLAVWIFFHIRNKTSFIFYLKNIMVADLLMTASFPFKITQTSGIAPWHFNIYLCRYTSILFYTSMYISIVFLGLISIDRYLKVVKPFGSSKMYSIKFTKVVSLCVWLTMTLFALPNVILTNVQPTRNNVNDCMKLKSPFGVKWHKAIVYIDMFIFFTVMVVLIACYISISRHIQKSSKPFISCSSRTRRHNQSIRVVVAVFFVCFLPYHLCGLPFLFQLDTILDKYVYNILVYCKESTLFLSACNVCLDPIIYFFMCRSFSQRLFNRSNIRSRSESIRSLQSVRKSEVRIYCEYTEV from the coding sequence AATACAGAAAGGATGAATTAAACATTAATGTAACAAATCATGGGGGAAACTCTACTGCTCTCACAGAACTCCTAAGAATCATCTTTCCTGTGCTATATCTGGTCATTTTCTTGGGAAGTGTCATGCTGAATGGCCTTGCAGTCTGGATTTTCTTCCATATAAGAAACAAGACCAGTTTCATTTTCTATCTCAAGAACATTATGGTTGCTGACCTCCTGATGACGGCCTCCTTCCCTTTTAAGATCACACAAACTTCAGGGATTGCACCATGGCATTTCAACATCTACCTCTGTCGCTACACCAGTATTTTGTTCTACACAAGTATGTACATTAGCATTGTGTTTCTTGGACTAATTAGCATTGATAGGTACCTGAAAGTGGTAAAACCTTTTGGGAGTTCGAAAATGTATAGCATCAAGTTCACAAAGGTCGTGTCCTTGTGCGTTTGGCTAACCATGACCCTGTTTGCCTTGCCAAACGTCATCCTGACAAATGTCCAACCCACCAGGAACAATGTCAACGACTGCATGAAACTCAAAAGCCCATTTGGAGTTAAATGGCACAAAGCTATTGTTTATATTGATATGTTCATATTCTTTACTGTGATGGTTGTGCTGATTGCCTGCTACATTTCAATATCTCGGCACATTCAGAAATCTAGCAAACCATTTATCAGTTGTTCAAGTCGGACTCGAAGACATAACCAAAGTATCCGTGTAGTGGTGGCTGTTTTCTTTGTATGTTTTTTGCCTTATCATCTGTGTGGGCTGCCTTTCCTGTTCCAGCTGGATACAATTCTGGATAAATATGTGTATAACATCTTAGTTTACTGCAAGGAATCAACTCTGTTTCTGTCTGCCTGCAACGTGTGTCTAGACCCTATCATCTATTTCTTCATGTGCAGGTCCTTCTCTCAGAGACTGTTCAACAGATCCAACATCAGATCAAGGAGTGAAAGCATAAGATCCCTACAAAGTGTCAGGAAATCTGAAGTACGGATTTACTGTGAATATACCGAAGTGTGA